A single Nicotiana tabacum cultivar K326 chromosome 5, ASM71507v2, whole genome shotgun sequence DNA region contains:
- the LOC107796668 gene encoding uncharacterized protein LOC107796668, protein MMHDFIMVEDSELWDVICDGPYVPTKKVRDPTVTLPKTRKEYNDVDMKDDFSLPIYQREWEALQTAHKGTTQVKQSKIDMLTIKYELFRMKDDESIQDMHTQSNSIINELHSLGEIFLRNKLIRKILSVLPSSWESKVNAITEAKDL, encoded by the exons ATGATGCATGACTTTATCATGGTTGAAGATTCCGAGCTGTGGGATGTTATATGTGATGGTCCTTATGTCCCTACAAAAAAGGTCAGAGATCCTACTGTGACATTGCCTAAGACGAGGAAAGAATACAATGATGTTGACATGAAGGAT GATTTTAGCTTGCCAATCTACCAAAGAGAATGGGAAGCTTTACAAACAGCACACAAAGGAACTACTCAAGTAAAGCAATCTAAGATTGACATGCTCACCATTAAGTATGAGCTCTTCAGAATGAAAGACGATGAATCCATTCAAGACATGCACACTCAATCCAATTCCATTATAAATGAGCTACACTCGCTTGGTGAAATCTTTCTCAGGAACAAGCTCATAAGGAAAATTCTCAGTGTTTTGCCTAGTTCCTGGGAGAGTAAAGTGAATGCCATTACTGAAGCAAAGGATTTATAG